The following nucleotide sequence is from Salvia splendens isolate huo1 chromosome 2, SspV2, whole genome shotgun sequence.
AGTGAACCCTACATTACACCAACTCAATCTccacacattttattattaaaccaatatataaaagagtggtccacattccactaaccttttatattatttactttacaaagtcaaacaatttctttaAACACATGCCAGTCAAATACATGACATTTAATCATGGACGGTGAGAGTatgttagatttaattttgcAATTATTAATCACGATTCATTTCCCAATTTGGATCTATACTTGTGATAATATATATACTCATCCATGATttcattcaaaaaaaaaatagtcctATCTTTCTATTTCCATtcatccaccaaaattagtctTAATGAGTACTAAAAATTGGAAGCTACTTCCAATTTATTACTCatcttttatctttttctcttctacttcagccttatcttttatttttctttcacaattttattcactttatttttttctctatcaTACTTTATCCTTTTTATCCaatgactattttttgtggatagaGAAAGTAGGTAGCAAATTttggttatgattttttttcatgcATGTATTGTATTACTATCGTTTTTGGTTTAGATTATCTGGTAGATTATTAAATTTTCTAGGCACATGAAGTTGTGTAAATAGGGAGtactaaaatggaaagtgcagGAGATCTTGGGCAAACAGAATGGACGGAATCAACCTTAGCCCATGTGGGTGGATCGGACTATGACATGTTTCTCCTTCCGGGAGATCTATCCTACGCCGATATGCAGCAGCCGCTATGGGACTCGTTCGGGCGGCTGGTCGAGCCCTTAGCGAGCGCGAGGCCATGGATGGTCACCCAAGGAAACCACGAGATCGAAATGTTCCCCATCATTTACCCTCAGGGATTCAAAGCCTACAACGCTAGATGGCTCATGCCCTATCAAGAAAGCAATTCCCAATCCAACTTATACTACTCGTTCGACATCGCAGGGGCCCACATCCTCATGCTTGGCTCTTACACCGACTTTGATGCTGACTCAGATCAATACGCGTGGCTTCTTGCTGACCTGGCTGCCGTCAATAGGTCCAAAACCCCTTGGGTTTTTGCGTTGATCCACGCGCCGTGGTACAATACTAATGCTGCCCATAAAGGTGAGGGTGAAAGTATGAGAATAGctatggaaaatattttgtacAAGGCACGGGTCGATGTCATATTCGCTGGTCATGTTCACGCATACGAAAGATTTGTGAGTACATATTTTATCTTTCTGActcctactttaccaatttcacattacATTCCTTAATGAGACTATATTTATGTAAGgagatattataatataaaaaaattataattatgttGGAATATAATTTTCAGACTAGGGTTTATGACAACAAGGCAGATCAATGTGGTCCGGTTCATATCACTATTGGCGATGGAGGAAACAGAGAAGGACTCGCGATGACGTAAGTGCCATTCCATTTGTGTATCAAACTTTGGTTTcaaaaattagtagtagtattaattgaattatttattgtatttaatGGCTATAATTAAAGGTTTGAGAGCCCTAGTCGTTCAATCTCAATGTATCGGGAGCCAAGCTTCGGGCATGGGCGGTTGAGGGTGTTGAACGACACCCACGCCCACTGGTCGTGGCACCG
It contains:
- the LOC121778226 gene encoding purple acid phosphatase 22-like, with product MRCKIKLNHRYFWTLKMMLLLLFFLLLAAPASPEYTRPHPRPLISRPHKGSESAPQQVHISLAGKDYMRVSWITEEKSRSVVEYGKVPGKYSAAASGEESTSYHYFFYTSGEIHHVKIGPLEPSTTYYYRCGGGGTEFSFRTPPSAFPVEFAVAGDLGQTEWTESTLAHVGGSDYDMFLLPGDLSYADMQQPLWDSFGRLVEPLASARPWMVTQGNHEIEMFPIIYPQGFKAYNARWLMPYQESNSQSNLYYSFDIAGAHILMLGSYTDFDADSDQYAWLLADLAAVNRSKTPWVFALIHAPWYNTNAAHKGEGESMRIAMENILYKARVDVIFAGHVHAYERFTRVYDNKADQCGPVHITIGDGGNREGLAMTFESPSRSISMYREPSFGHGRLRVLNDTHAHWSWHRNNETNSVTADEIWLESLSSYTHCNHDVTSPNDEL